The Rhodocytophaga rosea genome has a segment encoding these proteins:
- a CDS encoding DUF1553 domain-containing protein produces MCIWLTGCGIDKPESIVKWEKQLPASIDYNLHVKPILSEKCFFCHGPDKNKQEAGLELATREGALAALKENPGKHAIVPGNLAKSQLYHRIVSTDPEIQMPPKESNRELTDYERAVLIKWIEEGAEYKPHWALLKPEKKPLPEVKTKTWPKNPIDYFVLHKLEQEGLSPSPEADKETLLRRVTLDLTGLPPTLEEMDNFLADNSPNSYEKTVDRLLASPQYGEKMAVDWLDLARFADTHGYTVDRYRPMWPWRDWVIKAFNQNMPYDTFLTWQLAGDLLPNPTREQKLATGFNRNHAQNVEGGIVNEEFRVEYVADRTNTLGTALLGMTLECARCHDHKYDPISQKDYYSLFSFFNNVDEAGQISWDDALPVPTMLLSEPRHDSLLAFIETNIQKAEASLNTIAQQEKGAFENWRKQTEDSLSFEPKQDLQAHFTFDKLVNGAFLNEVSTKDKGMVADPVVEPGKFGNAFQSNGDDILKLGKVGIFNRANPFSIGVWINIPQKLSKGVILHKGNGDILYNFRGYFMNLLDDKIELLMAHTWPYNNIVKVSTQKLPKEQWIHLMMTYDGSSQAKGLKLYVDGKEAEMETRKDNLYKDILLAGDQPGVSVGADWRGVGFKNGLIDDLRIYTREFTAPEVFQLAHPENSALAKLPAFDASAWQQYYLHRISTTFPVQLKELEKFRQEKNKVMESIPEAMVMDEMKAKRQTYLLKRGVYDAYGEKVQPNVPASILPYSKQFPQNRLGLAKWLLHPDNPLPARVAVNRFWQSYFGNAIQKNTNDFGNQGGLPSHPELLDYLAVHFRESGWDVKAFQKLIVMSATYRQASMASEELLKKDPENILLARGPAFRLTAEMVRDNALAASGLLIKKIGGPSVKPYQPEGLWRVNNTNYQQDTGGNLYRRSLYTFWKRTNPPPSMNTFDAPSRSFCVVQRQKTSTPLQALVLLNDPQFVEAARVLAQQTIKNTSDANNRLTYMYQLLTAKKPTAKEMAILQKLYHQEWNKFKEYPEKMEGWVTTGEQKLAQQTDLPTLAAYTVVASTIMNSDAFLTRR; encoded by the coding sequence AAAAATGCTTTTTCTGCCATGGACCAGATAAAAACAAACAGGAAGCAGGATTAGAACTGGCCACCAGAGAGGGCGCACTGGCTGCATTGAAAGAAAACCCTGGAAAACATGCCATAGTACCCGGCAATCTGGCAAAAAGTCAACTCTACCACCGAATCGTTTCTACGGACCCGGAAATACAAATGCCTCCTAAGGAATCTAACCGGGAACTGACTGATTACGAAAGAGCCGTATTGATAAAATGGATTGAGGAAGGAGCTGAATACAAACCGCACTGGGCTCTACTCAAACCTGAGAAAAAACCACTTCCTGAGGTAAAAACTAAAACCTGGCCTAAGAATCCAATTGATTATTTCGTATTACACAAACTGGAACAGGAAGGGCTGTCGCCTTCTCCTGAAGCAGACAAAGAAACACTTCTCCGCCGGGTTACTCTTGATTTAACTGGCCTCCCTCCTACCCTGGAAGAAATGGATAATTTTCTCGCTGATAACTCTCCGAATTCCTATGAAAAAACGGTAGACCGCCTGCTGGCTTCTCCGCAATATGGCGAAAAAATGGCGGTAGACTGGCTTGATCTGGCCCGTTTTGCCGATACCCATGGCTATACCGTAGACCGTTACCGTCCTATGTGGCCCTGGCGGGATTGGGTAATCAAAGCTTTTAACCAGAACATGCCCTATGATACCTTTCTTACCTGGCAACTGGCTGGCGATTTGCTTCCTAATCCAACCCGTGAACAGAAACTGGCGACCGGCTTTAACCGCAATCATGCCCAGAATGTGGAAGGAGGAATTGTGAATGAAGAATTCCGGGTGGAATATGTGGCAGACAGAACCAATACGCTGGGCACCGCTTTACTGGGAATGACACTGGAATGTGCCCGTTGCCATGACCATAAATATGATCCTATCTCTCAAAAAGATTATTATAGCCTGTTCTCTTTCTTTAATAACGTAGACGAAGCCGGGCAAATTTCCTGGGACGATGCCTTGCCTGTGCCTACCATGCTTCTTTCAGAGCCCCGGCACGATAGTTTGCTGGCGTTTATCGAAACCAATATCCAGAAAGCAGAAGCTTCTTTGAACACTATTGCGCAACAAGAAAAAGGTGCCTTTGAAAACTGGCGTAAGCAAACAGAAGATAGTCTGTCATTTGAACCCAAACAAGACCTTCAGGCACATTTTACCTTCGATAAGCTGGTCAATGGAGCATTCCTGAATGAAGTTTCTACCAAAGACAAGGGTATGGTAGCCGATCCGGTAGTGGAGCCAGGCAAGTTTGGAAATGCTTTTCAGTCGAATGGGGATGATATTTTGAAACTGGGTAAAGTAGGCATATTCAACCGGGCCAATCCCTTCTCTATTGGTGTATGGATTAACATTCCTCAGAAGCTTTCGAAAGGAGTTATTCTGCATAAAGGCAACGGCGATATTCTTTACAACTTCCGGGGCTACTTTATGAACTTGCTCGACGATAAGATCGAGCTATTAATGGCACATACCTGGCCCTATAATAATATAGTGAAGGTTTCTACCCAGAAACTCCCAAAAGAACAGTGGATACATCTGATGATGACCTATGATGGTTCCAGTCAGGCCAAAGGATTGAAATTGTATGTGGATGGCAAAGAAGCCGAAATGGAAACCCGGAAGGACAATCTCTACAAAGATATTCTGCTGGCTGGCGATCAGCCCGGCGTATCAGTGGGAGCTGACTGGCGGGGCGTTGGATTTAAAAATGGCCTGATTGATGACCTGCGGATTTATACACGGGAATTTACTGCACCTGAAGTATTTCAATTGGCTCATCCGGAGAATAGTGCCTTAGCAAAACTTCCGGCATTTGACGCATCAGCCTGGCAACAGTACTATTTGCATCGTATTTCTACCACTTTTCCAGTACAGTTGAAAGAACTGGAGAAATTCCGGCAGGAGAAAAACAAGGTTATGGAATCTATACCTGAAGCCATGGTAATGGATGAGATGAAAGCCAAAAGGCAAACCTACTTATTGAAGCGTGGGGTATATGATGCCTACGGTGAAAAAGTGCAACCAAATGTACCAGCCAGCATTTTACCTTATTCTAAACAATTTCCCCAAAATCGCTTAGGCTTGGCCAAATGGCTCCTGCATCCGGACAATCCCTTGCCTGCCAGAGTAGCTGTAAACCGGTTCTGGCAGAGTTATTTTGGCAATGCTATTCAGAAAAACACCAATGATTTTGGCAACCAGGGTGGTTTGCCCAGCCATCCCGAATTACTCGATTATCTGGCTGTGCATTTTAGGGAATCTGGCTGGGATGTAAAAGCATTTCAGAAACTAATTGTTATGTCAGCTACATATCGCCAGGCTTCAATGGCTTCAGAAGAACTATTAAAGAAAGACCCGGAAAATATTCTGCTTGCCCGTGGACCTGCTTTCCGGCTCACAGCCGAAATGGTTCGTGATAACGCCCTGGCTGCTTCAGGTTTATTAATCAAAAAAATAGGTGGACCCAGCGTTAAACCATACCAGCCGGAAGGTTTATGGCGGGTGAATAATACTAATTATCAGCAGGATACTGGCGGAAACCTGTACCGGAGAAGTTTGTACACCTTCTGGAAGCGTACCAATCCGCCTCCTTCTATGAATACATTTGATGCCCCTTCCCGGAGTTTCTGCGTCGTGCAACGGCAGAAAACCAGTACGCCATTGCAGGCTCTGGTGCTGCTCAATGATCCGCAATTTGTAGAAGCCGCCAGAGTACTAGCCCAGCAAACCATAAAAAATACTTCTGATGCAAATAACCGGCTGACTTATATGTACCAGTTACTTACCGCCAAGAAACCAACAGCGAAAGAAATGGCGATACTTCAAAAATTATATCACCAGGAATGGAATAAATTCAAAGAATATCCGGAAAAAATGGAAGGCTGGGTTACAACCGGAGAACAAAAACTGGCTCAGCAAACTGATCTGCCCACATTGGCTGCCTATACGGTAGTAGCCAGTACTATTATGAACTCAGATGCCTTCCTCACAAGAAGATAG
- a CDS encoding DUF1501 domain-containing protein, with amino-acid sequence MQKELDQLFNTLNRRNFLLKASMGIGSLALGSLLNPQKLFSADDTGEGILRAPHIPPKAKRVVYLFQSGGPSQLELFDHKPLLQKMHGQQLPDSVRKGQRLTGMSAGQSSLPLVGSPYKFAQHGKSGAWVSELMPYTGQVADELCFIKSMFTEQINHDPALTFFQTGNQIAGRPSIGSWISYGLGSENENLPAFIVLISKNAPQDQPLFARLWGNGFLPSKHQGVQLRSGNEPVLYLNNPEGYTDADRREMLNALNELNLAQQEVNKDPEIHNRIAQYEMAFRMQTSVPDVTNLSDEPDWVFDMYGSESRDPGTFAANCLLARRLLERDVKFIQLYHQGWDQHGDLPKGLTNQCKATDQASAALVKDLKQRGLLDDTLVVWGGEFGRTNYSQGKLTQDNYGRDHHPRCFTMWMAGAGIKPGISYGETDEFGYNIAKDPVHVHDFQATLLHLMGIDHEKLFYKFQGRRFRLTDVSGNLVRDILA; translated from the coding sequence ATGCAAAAGGAACTAGATCAACTTTTTAATACCCTCAACCGCCGAAATTTTCTACTGAAAGCATCGATGGGGATTGGTTCGCTGGCATTGGGTTCCTTATTGAACCCACAAAAACTCTTTTCTGCCGATGATACAGGGGAGGGCATTCTGAGAGCTCCTCACATTCCTCCCAAAGCCAAACGGGTGGTATACCTGTTCCAGAGTGGAGGTCCCTCCCAGCTGGAATTATTTGATCATAAGCCGCTGTTGCAGAAAATGCATGGCCAGCAATTACCAGATTCTGTGCGGAAAGGGCAACGCTTAACTGGCATGAGTGCCGGACAATCTTCCTTGCCTCTGGTCGGTTCTCCATACAAGTTTGCCCAACATGGAAAAAGTGGTGCCTGGGTAAGTGAACTGATGCCCTATACCGGACAGGTTGCTGATGAACTGTGTTTTATCAAATCTATGTTCACCGAGCAGATCAACCATGACCCAGCGCTTACCTTCTTCCAGACTGGTAATCAGATTGCCGGAAGACCTAGTATTGGTTCGTGGATCAGTTATGGCTTGGGTTCTGAAAACGAGAATTTGCCTGCTTTTATCGTACTCATTTCTAAAAATGCACCGCAAGACCAGCCTTTGTTTGCCAGATTATGGGGAAATGGATTTTTACCTTCCAAACATCAAGGTGTACAACTCCGCTCAGGCAATGAACCAGTTTTATACCTCAATAATCCGGAAGGATACACGGATGCTGACCGCCGGGAAATGCTGAATGCCTTAAATGAGTTGAACCTCGCGCAACAGGAAGTAAACAAAGATCCTGAAATCCATAACCGGATTGCCCAGTATGAAATGGCTTTCCGCATGCAAACTTCAGTTCCCGATGTAACCAACCTCTCCGACGAACCCGACTGGGTGTTTGATATGTATGGTTCCGAATCCCGTGATCCTGGTACTTTTGCTGCTAATTGCCTGCTTGCCAGACGATTGCTCGAACGGGATGTAAAATTCATTCAGCTTTACCACCAGGGTTGGGACCAGCATGGAGATTTACCCAAAGGGCTCACCAACCAATGTAAAGCCACTGATCAGGCTTCTGCCGCACTCGTGAAAGACTTAAAACAACGAGGATTATTAGACGACACTCTGGTAGTTTGGGGAGGAGAATTTGGTCGCACCAACTATTCCCAAGGAAAACTCACCCAGGATAATTATGGCCGCGATCATCATCCCCGCTGCTTTACCATGTGGATGGCAGGGGCTGGTATCAAGCCTGGTATCAGCTATGGCGAAACAGACGAATTTGGATATAACATTGCAAAAGATCCCGTTCATGTGCATGATTTCCAGGCTACGCTGCTGCATTTAATGGGCATTGACCATGAAAAGCTTTTCTACAAATTCCAGGGCAGGCGCTTCCGCCTCACTGATGTATCTGGCAATCTTGTTAGAGATATTTTAGCGTGA